Proteins encoded together in one Pangasianodon hypophthalmus isolate fPanHyp1 chromosome 18, fPanHyp1.pri, whole genome shotgun sequence window:
- the mdm1 gene encoding nuclear protein MDM1 isoform X3, producing MNPPRLSTSVQWGDPGVLTRKQITSRPASPPAVVSVAQTDGVEKVETPLAPRASKPTRASKTTPVQEECSSGRISRASAEQQTQKQPADGVNHVLRKKAGLKSERQRNGRQSSEYQRQFQWKTLAPESPLLNAQEMLYSSNRSIPPLKSNPVVMESEYKRSFKGSPPPRGLRLRRDIELNEVSPPKMENISPDIPPQSKKKKQGHQRLSRKSSPKEKSRHSEPQLLKPKPETPQAPKAVSPEVVRKVKTEYSSNFRSPLQYRYTDGVWVRSRTAGEEGHEWYHEVRELREKAEAYRKRAWGTHFSRQHLSQILSEQNCLWEASSSSSSSTLTDDDTHSTSSPIIKALDLASVRESCSPSASVSLAASRRSSCKEAELPSSPTLPAQRTMAWDEEISPCERGVAEIMQRKKEQPEETNEEGNINGHSEDNREEDTEAESGHLSHPEETGNSNDEGRLPTPRLKTMLAAQRTHHDRTTPATGGAILISPPKIKYTQTSRRSEPPLGKAHSPYRHLSCVSAPEKNSKTEGASSSRSPPAAGMATVDPLPLREDTRAEDSPESSSDPKPAKKTPHKKASSAWLIDSSPSHAIRIQGTLRNPEFQHNGNLGVRRPERTAFPSNDCLSDDDLDDRMSQISFQSAASCSMASQVLDRAQKRKEDFWGKS from the exons ATGAACCCACCTCGGTTATCCACTTCTGTCCAGTGGGGTGATCCAGGTGTTTTAACCAGGAAGCAGATTACAAGTCGGCCTGCTTCCCCTCCAGCTGTGGTCTCTGTAGCACAAACAGACGGTGTAGAGAAAGTAGAAACCCCTCTAGCACCGAGAGCATCCAAACCAACAAGAGCCTCGAAAACGACTCCGGTCCAGGAAGAATGTTCATCTGGTCGTATATCCAGGGCCTCTGCTGAGCAGCAGACACAAAAACAGCCAGCAGATGGG GTTAACCACGTACTGAGGAAGAAGGCAGGCCTGAAGTCAGAGCGCCAGAGGAACGGCCGCCAGAGCTCCGAGTATCAGAGGCAGTTTCAGTGGAAAACTCTGGCACCTGAATCACCTCTTCTCAATGCCCAGGAG ATGTTGTACTCCAGCAACAGGTCTATCCCACCCTTGAAGTCTAATCCAGTAGTAATGGAGAGTGAGTATAAGAGGAGCTTTAAAGGATCTCCTCCACCCAGAGGCCTGCGCTTACGAAGAGACATTGAACTAAATGAGGTTTCACCTCCCAAAATGGAGAATATCTCCCCAGATATTCCTCCCCAG agtaagaagaagaaacaagGGCATCAACGTCTCAGCAGGAAGTCAAGCCCCAAAGAGAAAAGTCGTCATTCAGAGCCACAGCTCCTAAAGCCGAAACCAGAGACACCACAAGCCCCAAAAGCTGTTTCACCCGAAGTGGTGAG GAAGGTGAAGACTGAATATAGCTCAAACTTCCGCTCTCCTCTTCAATACCGCTACACTGATGGTGTCTGGGTCAGGTCCAGGACTGCAGGAGAAGAG GGTCACGAGTGGTATCACGAG GTACGGGAGTTGCGTGAGAAAGCAGAAGCATATAGAAAGAGGGCCTGGGGAACTCACTTCTCCCGGCAGCACCTGAGCCAGATCCTGTCAGAGCAGAACTGCCTGTGGGAGGCATCTAGCAGTTCTTCTTCCTCCACTCTCACTGATGACGACACTCATTCCACCAGCAGTCCCATCATCAAGGCCCTGGACCTGGCCAG TGTCAGGGAGAGCTGTAGCCCCAGTGCATCTGTGTCCTTGGCTGCAAGTAGGAGAAGCTCTTGCAAAGAGGCAGAGCTTCCCAGCAGCCCCACCCTTCCTGCACAGAGGACAATGGCATGGGATGAGGAAATAAGTCCTTGTGAGAGGGGTGTGGCTGAGATAATGCAGCGGAAGAAGGAGCAGCCAGAGGAGACCAATGAGGAAGGAAATATAAATGGACATTCAGAAGACAACAGGGAGGA GGACACTGAGGCAGAGAGTGGGCACTTGTCACATCCAGAGGAAACTGGAAACTCCAATGATGAAGGCAGGTTGCCTACTCCCAGACTAAAGACAATGCTGGCTGCACAGAGGACTCATCATGACCGCACCACTCCTGCAACTG GTGGTGCTATACTCATCTCCCCTCCAAAGATTAAGTATACCCAAACCTCCAGGAGGAGTGAACCACCACTTGGAAAAGCTCACTCACCTTACAGACACCTCAGTTGTGTCTCAGCtccagaaaaaaacagcaag ACCGAAGGTGCGAGTTCGTCTCGTTCTCCTCCGGCTGCAGGGATGGCAACAGTAGACCCACTCCCCTTAAGGGAAGACACAAGGGCTGAAGACTCTCCTGAATCCTCGTCTGATCCAAAACCAGCCAAAAAAACACCTCACAAAAAAGCGAGCAGTGCTTGGCTCATAGACAGTTCCCCATCGCATGCCATCAGGATCCAAGGCACACTGAGGAACCCAGAGTTTCAGCATAACG GTAACCTGGGAGTCCGTCGGCCAGAAAGAACTGCGTTCCCTTCCAACGACTGTCTATCTGACGATG ATCTGGATGACAGGATGTCGCAGATCTCATTCCAGTCAGCAGCTTCCTGCTCCATGGCATCCCAGGTTTTGGATCGTGCTCAGAAGAGGAAAGAAGACTTCTGGGGAAAGAGTTAA
- the mdm1 gene encoding nuclear protein MDM1 isoform X1 yields the protein MTVTFKAISRNRSKHKARRERGASPQRAVRLAGLRSDQLGICREPQFQSKKKASMNPPRLSTSVQWGDPGVLTRKQITSRPASPPAVVSVAQTDGVEKVETPLAPRASKPTRASKTTPVQEECSSGRISRASAEQQTQKQPADGVNHVLRKKAGLKSERQRNGRQSSEYQRQFQWKTLAPESPLLNAQEMLYSSNRSIPPLKSNPVVMESEYKRSFKGSPPPRGLRLRRDIELNEVSPPKMENISPDIPPQSKKKKQGHQRLSRKSSPKEKSRHSEPQLLKPKPETPQAPKAVSPEVVRKVKTEYSSNFRSPLQYRYTDGVWVRSRTAGEEGHEWYHEVRELREKAEAYRKRAWGTHFSRQHLSQILSEQNCLWEASSSSSSSTLTDDDTHSTSSPIIKALDLASVRESCSPSASVSLAASRRSSCKEAELPSSPTLPAQRTMAWDEEISPCERGVAEIMQRKKEQPEETNEEGNINGHSEDNREEDTEAESGHLSHPEETGNSNDEGRLPTPRLKTMLAAQRTHHDRTTPATGGAILISPPKIKYTQTSRRSEPPLGKAHSPYRHLSCVSAPEKNSKTEGASSSRSPPAAGMATVDPLPLREDTRAEDSPESSSDPKPAKKTPHKKASSAWLIDSSPSHAIRIQGTLRNPEFQHNGNLGVRRPERTAFPSNDCLSDDDLDDRMSQISFQSAASCSMASQVLDRAQKRKEDFWGKS from the exons ATGACAGTCACTTTTAAG GCCATCAGCAGGAACCGGAGCAAACACAAGGCGAGGCGAGAGAGAGGCGCGTCACCGCAGCGCGCAGTGCGATTGGCTGGACTGAGGTCTGACCAGCTGG GAATTTGCAGAGAACCCCAGTTTCAGTCCAAGAAGAAAGCCTCCATGAACCCACCTCGGTTATCCACTTCTGTCCAGTGGGGTGATCCAGGTGTTTTAACCAGGAAGCAGATTACAAGTCGGCCTGCTTCCCCTCCAGCTGTGGTCTCTGTAGCACAAACAGACGGTGTAGAGAAAGTAGAAACCCCTCTAGCACCGAGAGCATCCAAACCAACAAGAGCCTCGAAAACGACTCCGGTCCAGGAAGAATGTTCATCTGGTCGTATATCCAGGGCCTCTGCTGAGCAGCAGACACAAAAACAGCCAGCAGATGGG GTTAACCACGTACTGAGGAAGAAGGCAGGCCTGAAGTCAGAGCGCCAGAGGAACGGCCGCCAGAGCTCCGAGTATCAGAGGCAGTTTCAGTGGAAAACTCTGGCACCTGAATCACCTCTTCTCAATGCCCAGGAG ATGTTGTACTCCAGCAACAGGTCTATCCCACCCTTGAAGTCTAATCCAGTAGTAATGGAGAGTGAGTATAAGAGGAGCTTTAAAGGATCTCCTCCACCCAGAGGCCTGCGCTTACGAAGAGACATTGAACTAAATGAGGTTTCACCTCCCAAAATGGAGAATATCTCCCCAGATATTCCTCCCCAG agtaagaagaagaaacaagGGCATCAACGTCTCAGCAGGAAGTCAAGCCCCAAAGAGAAAAGTCGTCATTCAGAGCCACAGCTCCTAAAGCCGAAACCAGAGACACCACAAGCCCCAAAAGCTGTTTCACCCGAAGTGGTGAG GAAGGTGAAGACTGAATATAGCTCAAACTTCCGCTCTCCTCTTCAATACCGCTACACTGATGGTGTCTGGGTCAGGTCCAGGACTGCAGGAGAAGAG GGTCACGAGTGGTATCACGAG GTACGGGAGTTGCGTGAGAAAGCAGAAGCATATAGAAAGAGGGCCTGGGGAACTCACTTCTCCCGGCAGCACCTGAGCCAGATCCTGTCAGAGCAGAACTGCCTGTGGGAGGCATCTAGCAGTTCTTCTTCCTCCACTCTCACTGATGACGACACTCATTCCACCAGCAGTCCCATCATCAAGGCCCTGGACCTGGCCAG TGTCAGGGAGAGCTGTAGCCCCAGTGCATCTGTGTCCTTGGCTGCAAGTAGGAGAAGCTCTTGCAAAGAGGCAGAGCTTCCCAGCAGCCCCACCCTTCCTGCACAGAGGACAATGGCATGGGATGAGGAAATAAGTCCTTGTGAGAGGGGTGTGGCTGAGATAATGCAGCGGAAGAAGGAGCAGCCAGAGGAGACCAATGAGGAAGGAAATATAAATGGACATTCAGAAGACAACAGGGAGGA GGACACTGAGGCAGAGAGTGGGCACTTGTCACATCCAGAGGAAACTGGAAACTCCAATGATGAAGGCAGGTTGCCTACTCCCAGACTAAAGACAATGCTGGCTGCACAGAGGACTCATCATGACCGCACCACTCCTGCAACTG GTGGTGCTATACTCATCTCCCCTCCAAAGATTAAGTATACCCAAACCTCCAGGAGGAGTGAACCACCACTTGGAAAAGCTCACTCACCTTACAGACACCTCAGTTGTGTCTCAGCtccagaaaaaaacagcaag ACCGAAGGTGCGAGTTCGTCTCGTTCTCCTCCGGCTGCAGGGATGGCAACAGTAGACCCACTCCCCTTAAGGGAAGACACAAGGGCTGAAGACTCTCCTGAATCCTCGTCTGATCCAAAACCAGCCAAAAAAACACCTCACAAAAAAGCGAGCAGTGCTTGGCTCATAGACAGTTCCCCATCGCATGCCATCAGGATCCAAGGCACACTGAGGAACCCAGAGTTTCAGCATAACG GTAACCTGGGAGTCCGTCGGCCAGAAAGAACTGCGTTCCCTTCCAACGACTGTCTATCTGACGATG ATCTGGATGACAGGATGTCGCAGATCTCATTCCAGTCAGCAGCTTCCTGCTCCATGGCATCCCAGGTTTTGGATCGTGCTCAGAAGAGGAAAGAAGACTTCTGGGGAAAGAGTTAA
- the mdm1 gene encoding nuclear protein MDM1 isoform X2, whose amino-acid sequence MTVTFKAISRNRSKHKARRERGASPQRAVRLAGLRSDQLGICREPQFQSKKKASMNPPRLSTSVQWGDPGVLTRKQITSRPASPPAVVSVAQTDGVEKVETPLAPRASKPTRASKTTPVQEECSSGRISRASAEQQTQKQPADGVNHVLRKKAGLKSERQRNGRQSSEYQRQFQWKTLAPESPLLNAQEMLYSSNRSIPPLKSNPVVMESEYKRSFKGSPPPRGLRLRRDIELNEVSPPKMENISPDIPPQSKKKKQGHQRLSRKSSPKEKSRHSEPQLLKPKPETPQAPKAVSPEVVRKVKTEYSSNFRSPLQYRYTDGVWVRSRTAGEEVRELREKAEAYRKRAWGTHFSRQHLSQILSEQNCLWEASSSSSSSTLTDDDTHSTSSPIIKALDLASVRESCSPSASVSLAASRRSSCKEAELPSSPTLPAQRTMAWDEEISPCERGVAEIMQRKKEQPEETNEEGNINGHSEDNREEDTEAESGHLSHPEETGNSNDEGRLPTPRLKTMLAAQRTHHDRTTPATGGAILISPPKIKYTQTSRRSEPPLGKAHSPYRHLSCVSAPEKNSKTEGASSSRSPPAAGMATVDPLPLREDTRAEDSPESSSDPKPAKKTPHKKASSAWLIDSSPSHAIRIQGTLRNPEFQHNGNLGVRRPERTAFPSNDCLSDDDLDDRMSQISFQSAASCSMASQVLDRAQKRKEDFWGKS is encoded by the exons ATGACAGTCACTTTTAAG GCCATCAGCAGGAACCGGAGCAAACACAAGGCGAGGCGAGAGAGAGGCGCGTCACCGCAGCGCGCAGTGCGATTGGCTGGACTGAGGTCTGACCAGCTGG GAATTTGCAGAGAACCCCAGTTTCAGTCCAAGAAGAAAGCCTCCATGAACCCACCTCGGTTATCCACTTCTGTCCAGTGGGGTGATCCAGGTGTTTTAACCAGGAAGCAGATTACAAGTCGGCCTGCTTCCCCTCCAGCTGTGGTCTCTGTAGCACAAACAGACGGTGTAGAGAAAGTAGAAACCCCTCTAGCACCGAGAGCATCCAAACCAACAAGAGCCTCGAAAACGACTCCGGTCCAGGAAGAATGTTCATCTGGTCGTATATCCAGGGCCTCTGCTGAGCAGCAGACACAAAAACAGCCAGCAGATGGG GTTAACCACGTACTGAGGAAGAAGGCAGGCCTGAAGTCAGAGCGCCAGAGGAACGGCCGCCAGAGCTCCGAGTATCAGAGGCAGTTTCAGTGGAAAACTCTGGCACCTGAATCACCTCTTCTCAATGCCCAGGAG ATGTTGTACTCCAGCAACAGGTCTATCCCACCCTTGAAGTCTAATCCAGTAGTAATGGAGAGTGAGTATAAGAGGAGCTTTAAAGGATCTCCTCCACCCAGAGGCCTGCGCTTACGAAGAGACATTGAACTAAATGAGGTTTCACCTCCCAAAATGGAGAATATCTCCCCAGATATTCCTCCCCAG agtaagaagaagaaacaagGGCATCAACGTCTCAGCAGGAAGTCAAGCCCCAAAGAGAAAAGTCGTCATTCAGAGCCACAGCTCCTAAAGCCGAAACCAGAGACACCACAAGCCCCAAAAGCTGTTTCACCCGAAGTGGTGAG GAAGGTGAAGACTGAATATAGCTCAAACTTCCGCTCTCCTCTTCAATACCGCTACACTGATGGTGTCTGGGTCAGGTCCAGGACTGCAGGAGAAGAG GTACGGGAGTTGCGTGAGAAAGCAGAAGCATATAGAAAGAGGGCCTGGGGAACTCACTTCTCCCGGCAGCACCTGAGCCAGATCCTGTCAGAGCAGAACTGCCTGTGGGAGGCATCTAGCAGTTCTTCTTCCTCCACTCTCACTGATGACGACACTCATTCCACCAGCAGTCCCATCATCAAGGCCCTGGACCTGGCCAG TGTCAGGGAGAGCTGTAGCCCCAGTGCATCTGTGTCCTTGGCTGCAAGTAGGAGAAGCTCTTGCAAAGAGGCAGAGCTTCCCAGCAGCCCCACCCTTCCTGCACAGAGGACAATGGCATGGGATGAGGAAATAAGTCCTTGTGAGAGGGGTGTGGCTGAGATAATGCAGCGGAAGAAGGAGCAGCCAGAGGAGACCAATGAGGAAGGAAATATAAATGGACATTCAGAAGACAACAGGGAGGA GGACACTGAGGCAGAGAGTGGGCACTTGTCACATCCAGAGGAAACTGGAAACTCCAATGATGAAGGCAGGTTGCCTACTCCCAGACTAAAGACAATGCTGGCTGCACAGAGGACTCATCATGACCGCACCACTCCTGCAACTG GTGGTGCTATACTCATCTCCCCTCCAAAGATTAAGTATACCCAAACCTCCAGGAGGAGTGAACCACCACTTGGAAAAGCTCACTCACCTTACAGACACCTCAGTTGTGTCTCAGCtccagaaaaaaacagcaag ACCGAAGGTGCGAGTTCGTCTCGTTCTCCTCCGGCTGCAGGGATGGCAACAGTAGACCCACTCCCCTTAAGGGAAGACACAAGGGCTGAAGACTCTCCTGAATCCTCGTCTGATCCAAAACCAGCCAAAAAAACACCTCACAAAAAAGCGAGCAGTGCTTGGCTCATAGACAGTTCCCCATCGCATGCCATCAGGATCCAAGGCACACTGAGGAACCCAGAGTTTCAGCATAACG GTAACCTGGGAGTCCGTCGGCCAGAAAGAACTGCGTTCCCTTCCAACGACTGTCTATCTGACGATG ATCTGGATGACAGGATGTCGCAGATCTCATTCCAGTCAGCAGCTTCCTGCTCCATGGCATCCCAGGTTTTGGATCGTGCTCAGAAGAGGAAAGAAGACTTCTGGGGAAAGAGTTAA
- the il22 gene encoding interleukin-22, translating to MNCAVLAVLAVLCCCCALRADARPARLRSRPLDNSETWNNVMVMAKHAQAQDRDHETRLIPVISSDKLKDGDVCCVNVKILDYYLRHILDSQAREHHYPRLHLVKPDLVRVARDLEPHCNSKQVDLEHLQTFTQNLKRAGEMYKNNTKAQNKAIGELDILFHYLYESCSATSTS from the exons ATGAATTGCGCTGTGCTTGCTGTGCTGGCTGTGCTGTGCTGCTGCTGCGCTCTGCGCGCGGATGCCCGACCTGCGCGTTTACGCTCGCGCCCTTTGGACAACTCGGAGACCTGGAACAACGTCATGGTCATGGCCAAGCAT GCGCAGGCGCAAGACCGGGACCACGAGACTCGCCTGATCCCGGTGATTTCCAGCGACAAGCTAAAA GACGGGGATGTTTGCTGCGTCAACGTCAAGATCCTCGATTACTACCTCAGGCACATTTTGGACAGTCAGGCGCGTGAACACCATTATCCGCGCCTGCATCTGGTCAAGCCTGATTTAGTCAGAGTGGCTAGAGACCTGGAACCACACTGT AACTCCAAGCAGGTTGACCTGGAGCACTTGCAGACCTTCACGCAGAACCTGAAAAGAGCCGGAGAGATGTACAAG AATAACACCAAAGCACAGAACAAGGCGATTGGGGAGCTCGATATCCTCTTCCATTACCTGTACGAGTCGTGCAGCGCCACCAGCACATCCTAA
- the il26 gene encoding interleukin-26: MRVSVLTVLALAALVRFCPGEESARCAQVNCLESCLPLPMMKDMMKTLKSISKPWPSDSRRHKRYLPKLYIKKLNIADINKMLGIYEDHVFNKLWTHDVEYPDRFIHSFYRLRVSVERCKDRGQAELTRYARKKIKGMEEAFKKLQSEELSKAAGDFETILRWISLYTDKKLSHSKCR; encoded by the exons ATGCGCGTGAGCGTCCTGACCGTGCTCGCCCTGGCCGCGCTCGTGCGCTTTTGCCCAGGTGAGGAGAGTGCAAGGTGTGCGCAGGTGAACTGCCTGGAGAGCTGTCTGCCTCTGCCCATGATGAAGGACATGATGAAAACTCTGAAGAGCATCAGCAAGCCTTGGCCT AGTGACAGCAGACGCCACAAAAGATATTTGCCAAAGTTATATATCAAG AAGCTGAACATCGCAGACATCAACAAGATGCTGGGAATCTATGAAGATCATGTATTCAATAAGCTGTGGACCCATGACGTGGAGTATCCCGACAGATTTATCCATTCCTTCTACAGACTGAGAGTCAGTGTGGAACGCTGT AAGGACCGTGGTCAAGCAGAACTCACTCGCTACGCAAGGAAGAAGATCAAGGGAATGGAAGAGGCTTTCAAAAAG CTGCAATCAGAAGAGCTGTCAAAAGCAGCAGGGGACTTTGAGACAATACTCCGCTGGATCAGTCTTTACACTGACAAAAAGCTGTCACACAGCAAATGCCGGTAG